AGGTTTTTAGGTTGGGTACCTAGTGGATCTCATCATCcctgtttttttctccttacagtgttaAAACTATACGGAAGCTTTATAAATTATCGTATCACCCGCACCTTCTTATAACGCGCGCCAACAActatttgtggaaaaattaagaGAATTACTCGCGGGTAATCGGCCAGAAATTATGgtactttcttttaataattaatgctatccttttatttttcatgtggattttgtggaacgaATCAGATTGTAAGTGTCTTCATACTTTACGTAATGCTTAATGAGAATGTGCCTTGTTCCTTTTCTTGAGATATTGTACAATTTCTGAGTAATTGTctccttttactaaaaaatcatacGTTTAGATTACACAAAGAGGCTTGAATTATCTTTACATACCTTATCTTTATTTGCAACGTTCAAAAGGTTGAATGAATCAGCATTATATGTGCATTCCATTTTCAATATCAAGTTAGATATCAATGTTTAGCAGTTGCAAGATTTCTACAATATGCTGGTATTTAGATTTTGTAAAGTTTCGTTCATGCCTTATTCGTAATTGATACGGTCAAAATGTGGATTGAATTAGCaatatacatgtatttaattTGCAATATCTGCAGGCTGCTCTTTATTTCAAAGCATATTTAAACTGTTAATCAGGTTAACGTCCGATACGGTGATAGTTGATAGTGGCTTGTCATTCTGGGGGGGATGGGAGAACTGTAATGTAACTTGTGGGGGCGGATTACAAAGACGAGGACGCAGCTGTACCAGTCCCACCCTCCCCTCAAACAGTAAAGTGAAAGGCTGTGCCAAGAACGCTCTATCATGTACCTATCTTGCATTACGTATATTTGTCCAGGTGACATTTTGTAATCGTTGCTACCATACAGTGGTAAGTTTTAatctttacaaaaaggaaatgataaactaaaaattaccaaaactcttattacttttaaaaaagggtATTAACCCATTCAGAAGTAACAATTGACGAGGCACATCTCTATTAAAGTATGTTTCAagtgttttaatattttttcctaccttcaatttgaatgaaaatttcaagcgaagtaaaaaataataatttctgaaaacaacCTGATCACAGTGGCTTCTTCCAAAGCAAAGTTTTAAAGTTGTCCTACTGCTTGTTCTTGAAACATTGTTAGTCAGTGGTGGTTGGAGTGAGTGGAGTCCCTGGAGTATCTGCACTAAAACAGCCAGTGGCATACAGATAAGGTTTAGAGAATGTTCCAATCCAGAACCAACATATGGCGGGAAACATTGTAATGGGAGCAGAGCACTCGTAAGGGAATGCAACAAAATGTTCAGTTGCCACGAAGGTAACATACAGACATCATGGATGGTCCGAAGTGTAATCATAGTTGAGCCCCATATTAAAATGCTAAGTCCTATCAAAAACCTTCGACTTTTAATCTACATCTTAATAAATTGACCGTGTCGCAGCTTGaataaagttattttcattactattatcattttcGTTCTCACGCTCATTATTATCATCAGGatcatcatcgttatcgttatcgttattgtTATCATCCAATCCCGATCATTAATATTGCAAATGTTTGTATTATTTAAGTATCTTCATTTATATTGTTATCATTCTCATTACAGTTTCCACTGTTGTCATCCGTAAGCATTTAGCGCTAAATTTCTCGTCAATCACGACTGAGATATTTAGTTTCTTGATAAAAATGATATGGGATGTCTGATCCGAGtattgattgtttttttgaCCGATCTTAAAAGATACCATTTAGCTTTGGGCTGGTGATTATGTTTCTAACACACCTATAATTGGTCTACATATGAAACTAAGTGCCTATTTGGGGGAATCATCggcacaatatttcaaatttttagaaTCTTGAAGAGAGCCTcctaaaatgtaaataaacttCTGTACTATTTCTTCTATCAGCATTTCCACTACGCTTTAAAACGGAGAGCAACCCGTCAGTTGGTACAATGGAAATCTATACAAACAGCAGCTGGAAAAAGCTTTGCACCAGTACGTGGAATAAAGTTGAAGTAGATTTGACGTGTATGGCAATGGGATACTCAAACAGCAGTAATTATGGTAGATGGTATGAAGACAGTGGCAAATTATCAGAGACATCCACTAATTTCAACTGCACCTCCACTTTGACCAAATGTGAAGAAAGCTTCTCAAACAGACTGCAATTCTGCAAAGGTATTAATCAATTATGCATTTTGGAATTTGTTGTCATATCTGTTTCAGTCTTCTCTTTTGTACATCGTACCTTAGGTACCCTTAGAGACTTGATCATAATTCGAGCGGTAGACCTCgccaaaacatcttttcttgCTTTGATTATTTAATTCGTTACTAGTCTTTCCTCTAAGATTGCTCTTTAAGAAAATATGACAGATTGACAATTACGTTGTTTGCTAGGATTGGTTTAAATTGTAGTTGAAGGCGTAATAAAGGCCCAAAATTGATACCCTTACAGTTACCCATTAAAGAACCCGTACAACCGAATTGGATTTCTAAACCTGTTTGAGCACcctgaacttttaaatttcttcataaTCCTGCTATCTCCTTCCCTCATCCATATTTCATCTCCTCATTAATTCACTCCATAACTTACCTACACTAAATACTCAGTTTGTTGTGCTTTTATAAGTTCCCGTTCGCTTGAATGGTGCTAATGTAGAGTATGGTGGCAGAGTGGAAGTATTTTACAAAGGGAAATGGGGACAAATTTGCACCAATGGATGGGATTTCAATGACGCCCAAGTTATTTGTCGTCAACTTGGCTTTGAAGAGGCTCTTGCTGAATTCATTGGCTCAAACATAAAGGATGGAAACATTACTTCTGTAATGGTAGATGTTTACTGCACTGGAGCAGAGGATGAACTTGCATCCTGCGCTCGCACTGATGGAAAGTTAAATGTCCCCAGTCAATGTCAAGAAGATGGCAAAGGTTCTCAAGCAATGTGTCAACCAAGTAAGTAAGGCATTAATTACGCCGAGATGGAAATTCCTAAAGGTGACTGGTCTTCGTGAACAGTCACGTATTTAAAGTTAAACACCAAAGATCAAGGTACTATTAGTTTTGAAATTAACTAATACCAAAATACTGAGACAGAATGAACTGATAATTGTGCTACTTGCAAACATTTCTTTCAGATAACATACAAGTATTGGGAAAAGAGAACCTTTACTTTGATATTGGCAGCAATGAAATCCTGCACTGCTCAATACGTAACAAAACCAGTTTTGCGAGATGGGTCATTAATGGTCAAAAGATGCAAGGGATGAATTCTTTTTCTAAGAGGGTCAAGACCCCAGAAGATGGTAAACTGGTCATAGAAAATGTGCAGTTGTCTGATGGAGGAACATATGAATGCCAAAGACTGGAATATGTTCAGTATTACGTAGTTTACATTAATGGTAGGAAAATCCTTTTCAACACATTTAGAAGACCTTAATTACCTCATTGTAGAGAATGTTAACATAACAGTAAATGTGCCCGGTATCCACAATACAGACACACAATAGGGACTAGTTGGCATTTCTTCATTGCGGCTTTGGTAagtggttattttctttttttattccaacAGCGAGATTCACTGAGAACACTCGAGACCAGCAGAGCCTTATTGCTCACACATCTGGTATTATAAACTGTACTGCTGAAGGAACACCACGTCCACAGATAACTTGGAGAAAACAAGGAGAAAAGTTAGTACTTGATGGGAGAAGAGTCACTCAAATTCCCAGTGGCAGTCTATACATTCATCCTGTTCACCCTGAAGACAGTGGCACATACAGATGTACCATGACACAAAAGAAAGGATCGAAAAGGGCCACAATCAGAGATAAAAGCATACTTGTGTTTGTTCTAGGTGAGTGAGTTATTGGGAAATTATACCAACAGGTAATAATagcaaaaataatgataaaacttTATTTCTGTGTCAAAAACCATGTTGCCTGAGGAATCCACGCTAATAAGGGGACACAGactaatataaaataaaaaacttaaacGACTAAAATATCTACCCTAAAATATGAATAGTACAAAATGCAGTTTAAATTGTATTAAAGATGAAGCTAAACATTATAGGTAACTATCGGTAGCTGATGTTAAGAATTTAGTCACTTAAAAAATTCAGTTGCATGTAGGTAATGCTGATAAGAGgggttttttatttcatttatggAGGTTAAAACAATCTTTGGTATTTTTTCTAAGGGCCTTTAATTTTTCGCCGATGGGCATTTTTGTAGGAACCCTCTATATTTTCATCAACCTTCATCTGGTTATTCAAATCAGTCAGATTTTAGATTAATGTTAGTAACCCAAAAGTTAATTGCCTTCTAAGATATTTATATAATGTGTGTATAACtaagccaatttttttcaacttttttgcTCGTTTATTCAAAGTTCGGCCAAAGGTGAGTGTTTCAGGAGCAAGCAATCCAGTCAGAGAAGGAGACAATGTGACTTtgacttgtaaaattattcaaGGTCGGCCACAGCCACAGATAACCTGGCTTAAGAATAACTTATCCAAAGGACATAACATGTCTCTCCTCTTTAATAACATAACAAAGGAAGACGCAGGTCTGTACACCTGTAAAGCAATAAATCCTGGAGGAATTTCTGCCGAAAATATCCATATTCTAGTCGACGGTAGGTTTTCAGATCTCAAATCGCATTTTAATCATTCAGTTATGTAAGCTGCGGCCGAATGGACTCAGAACTAATTTTTCTGGGTTTAAGCGCTAGCCAGGATCATTATTCTGTCTTCCAAAGTGAGGAAATTCCTCCACCTTGTTGAaacctctctttttttaacattaattttatatCGATATTACACATATGTACTGCTGATTAGCCGAGCAAGATCATCTCTGTATATCTTGTAATATATGTAATGTAATATCTTTGAGGATGACAGTCTTCACTTGCATGGTGCCTGACTCTCCACACAGAAGTGTTATTGAACTGTTAGGAAAAATGAACAATTGATAAGAGGTAgttattaaaatatattaaagttcacacggcaaccaggtggacaatcagacatagtttgaagctacactggtttgcagatttaatgaatgtaaccgaagaagttacaattcatagtgactctacgtacaaaatgttatacagtagtgacggcttatgtccacgtttttatggcttacctaaaattcataaaccgggaattcctttgagacccattgtctcttttgttaattctccgacttatgcaatttctggttatcttgcgagaattttgtcgcctgttgttgggaatactgattacactgtcaaaaattcctgcgaatttacggatttcataagagataaaactcttgacgcttgtgaagaattagtatctttcgacgttgtttcgctcttcactaaaatcccagttgatcttgccgttaaggttgcggagagaagatgcttccctaggacaaagaacttctttgcctgtggaggatattattcatctgctgtctttttgcctcaaaaccacgcaatttacacataacggcacatactatcaacaagtttttggtacagctatgggttcgcctgtttctgctgtcattgctaacatggtaatggaagacgtggaacaaagggccttaaccacttcaccggttaaaccctttttctggaaacgatatgtcgatgatgttatttctgcggtatccggaaatgaagcggagcgcctcttgtcgcatttgaattcagtagagccgtcgatccaattcactcttgaacgtgaaaaggatagacatttgccctttcttgatttaaatgtgtctagaggggttcagggtaatttagagacaagtgtctatcgtaaacccacccacaccgacaaatacctcgctttcgattctcaccatcctatttgccataaaaagtctgtagccaaaactttacttaggagggctgattgtctaccatcatcactcgattcgaaggctgaggagaggagatatgtttccaatgtcctaaaggcaaatggctatacaaaaacttttctccgtaactgccaaaaaccagttacaaatagtaacgctcttgatgaaaggaaaccagcgactggttttgctgttattccttacatacagggtgttactgaacccatcaagagaattttgaatagccacaacgttaaagttgctcaaaaaccttttcagactttggggcatattttcgccaaacctaaggatcctgtcacgaaagaacaacgaaccgacgccatttattctattccttgcaatgactgtgataacgaatacatcggacagaccaaacgccagtttggtacacggttaaaagagcaccaaaaagcggtttttctttgcaaaaaggaaaattcagctttatcggagcatacttgcctaaccaaccatacaattgggtgggataattctaaaattatcactactaatcggcgttaccaccagcgcctttgtttggaggcttggcacattaactccgcccacgctcctttaaatcgtgacgatggcggtctgcttcctgacgcctatttacacctcgtcagaaaaaaggccgctaattagtgatcatataaaaggacctcttgttgcagcgtttagatcacccctgatgaaggcactagacaggattGTCGAAActttgggtctatgaattgtaacttcttcggttacattcattaaatctgcaaaccagtgtagcttcaaactatgtcagGTAGTTATTAATTTCCGTTGCTTGATTCATGAACGAGAAATCTCTCGTGGTTTCCTATTATTCACAAGTCAGACTCTAGATTAGCACCATTTACCCTACAATTTCCGTTCAGAGGGTTTCTCTTGGATTATTTCGTGTCCATCATAATTACATTACTCAAATATTACCAGTGAAGCTGATTTAGACTAAATTGTAAGTTGTCTCTTtctcaaaacagaaaaacccgCTGCTCGAATAAGGCGAAATTCACAATCAACACTCGCCCCAGGTGATGAGCTCTTACTGACTTGCAGCGTCAATGAAGCAGCAGTGAATATCACTTGGAAAAAAGATGGAGGCCTAATAAGAGAAAGTGCAACCATTCATTCGCAATTGGATGAGACAACAAGTCGTCTGATTATTGCAAAGGTTGTGAAGGACGACAGTGGTAACTATTCCTGTGAAGCTCGTAACAAACTAGGAGATGTGGCCCGCTCCACTGTGATGATAATAGTCGGACGTAAGCTATTATTAATATAGTGTCCATTATTAACCAATAAACGTCATTCGATTTTTAATGAGATCGCTCCTTTTTCTATCCCGGctatttttttaaggaactgTAAATCAGAACTTACAAAATGGGTCTTCTGGCTTTTTACAAGCGGTAGCACCAACTTATATAGACCTGAATAATTTATTGTAATGTCGTCgtgattgtttgttttctattcGGGTGTTGCCATTGGTTTACATCCAATATAGAATAATTGAAGGTCATTTCTCAATTGAAAACAAGATTTGAACGGCGTAGCTGATCACATGGTTCTGATTTACCTTCTCATGGGGTAATGACCAGGCGAAAATCAAGCTTAAAGTAGTGCGCCGTCCTGGGTAGTTGCAATTGCTAAAAATTCAGGATAAGATCATCACTTTAATTTGTTACGTCGGATGTTTCCTGCACCTTTAATGAGTTAGAACTTGTATCTCGCGTTCAGATTGATTGGAGGTCAAATTTCCTGGGTAAATGGCAGGGAGATGGGAAcggttttaatttttgtgtcaaaaaagTAACTAACGTAATGATGGCGCCAGAATGAAAATTCTTAAAGGTTGCTGGTCGTGACGACCATTCATTCGTTTGCAGTGTGTACATTCAATAATCTCATCGTaactcttttaaatttttctttctagttTCGCCGCATTTAAATCCTGAACTCAAGAATCTTTCAGTTCCACTGAACTCAACATTTGGAAAAGATTGTTTTAAACAGGGTGATCCTCCAGTATCTGTCAACTGGACTAAGGATGGAGAAGCTCTTAGTAACAACAATACGTTAAATATTGAGCACGTGACTTTTAATGAGAGAGGTTTCTATGAATGTGTTGCTGAAAATCTGTTTGGAAAAGTTAACATCTCCTTCTGGATCGATGTTACTggtaaatcaaaatcattttatgAAGATTTACAAACGGTGCTTGGTTAGCTCACGTTGTAGAGCGCTGTACTGCCCTTGCGAGGGTTCAAGCCCTTGACCGGCCAACACAGGGTCTTAAATAGATGAGGAGAATATGCACCCTTTGCTATGACATCGGCAAATGGATAGGTATTCCTAGTTTCATGGAAAAGGAGAataaaccgtaggccccgtctcctaCTTCTTCTCTGCTCTAGTTAGCAGGGAACTTTAAAGAAACCCACACATTTCTCGCAAAGAGTAAGGAATGTAGCGCCCGGTGTCTAGGTCTGGCCTTGTCGTTGTTTAAACAGGCCCCCATTTTAAGCAGCTTTGAGCTGAACTAGGTCAGCGTGTCTGAATAAACTATGTTCATACATACATATTCCATTTTACTATGGCATTTTGATCTTTTATCAACATTCCTGGAGCTGAACTCAACTTCAATGAAAAGATAGCAGCTTTTTAAAGTTGCTTTTGTTTATGTTGGAAATTTAAGTAGGATTTCCACAAGCCGAGTTTATTCATTTGTATATtaatttgtctttcatttggATACGTCATTCATATTGATATCTTTAAAGGAATGGAAATTTACCTTCTGCACATGAGTGTAAATTAATCTATTTATGCTAGTAATATCTGCTAGTTATTCCCATGTACCGTGTGTAGGTGATTCTTTTGCCTCAGGAAATTCATGTACCGACGAGAttccaaaatttgcttttacaTCTAATTACTGCCAGATTACTTGTGGTTATTCGGTCGTATCTTGAGAACATTGGTTAAAGATTAGTGGTGCTCTTATTATTTTCAGTGTCTCCTCAGATTTTATTGCCTCCGGTAAACCAATCAGTTATTGAAGGAGACCCAGTAAGCTTTACTTGCCGTGCCAAAGGTGTTCCAACACCAAAACTGACCTGGACATTTGATGGCGGTAAACTTCTACCGGGTattaatcaaaaaaattttaagagagaGTCATTCCTGGAATCATCCCTGCAAATGCAGAGAGCAACAAAGGAAATGGAAGGATCGTACAAGTGTACAGcagaaaacaaagcaaatagaATAAATTATTCCGCAACACTTCAAGTATTTGGTAGGTTCGATAATTATAAcgattatgatgataataataatactgatgATAAGGTTAATTTTAATAGCACTTAGGGTAATGATGGTGATTGATCCACCGCAACAATAATAATCAACGCCACCTAACTCGCAAAATATGAGGTGAAAATGGTGACTAGTGGCTAATGGTTACCCAAAAGTAACTGACAGCTTGTTAAGAATGAGATGGAGTCTCGATACCCCTGGAATTTCTTCAAGACAATTGATTCAAAGAGTGCAAATACAAACTTGAGTGTAACACACCTGGGAAAAATACCGTAATGAATTATGGGAAAGATGATCGTTGTGCATGCACCATTTACCAGTTGCTTAAGATGACTCTTCCATATAATCACTTTGTGATAATTTGTCATGGTCACTCTGATCATTTTGATCTAAAGGATTTTGATAACTGCAATGACTCGTAGCTTTGTATGGGGCAATATGTCGTAATAATAAAGAACAAAGGGCCGGGTCTCGGTTTATTTAGAAGCATCTGGTAGATTCGGTTGAATGGGGTCTGGGACCCTTTGGCAAAGATACAGAAACATTTTGGACAAGTATTTCAAACCCTCTTTGAACCCCTTTGATGTCAAGTTTCACTCAAATTGGCACGTTCTACCCCGCATTGGATCACTTAGTTTCTCTTTAATTACCTTATTAAGGTATTCtgaacgaattttttttatgaaaaccaaGTTTTGTATACATTATCTATTTCTCAACACAGAAAAACCTACTGCCAAAGTAAGTCCAAAACCATACCTAACGCTTACTCAAGGTGATAAGCTTAGATTAACTTGCAGCGTCAACGAAGCAACAGTAAATATCACTTGGAAAAAAGATGGAGACCCAATAAAAGAAAGGGCAGTCATTGATACGCAATTGGATGAGACAACAAGTTATCTGGTTATTGCAAAGGTTGTGGAGGAGGACAGTGGTGAATATTCCTGTGAAGCTCGTAACAGACTAGGAAATGTGGCCCGCTCCATTGTGATGATAAAAGTCAACCGTAAGCTGGCATTATTGTAGTGTAGAAACAATCTGAAATTTAACACAATAGATCATTCGACTTAATGAAACCTGAAACGTTTTTAAGCATGCTGTTTGCTGTgttctgtctgtttgtttgtttctttatttttgtttgtctttgtttttttttttgtgtgtgtgaaTGCGTGTATGGATGTTGGTTGTAAGCGTGTGATTAAAATATGGGTCCCCTGGCCTGTTAGATGCAGTAGAACCTCCCTTTTGATACCCaaataattatcatcattattgtttgtttctATTTGGCAAAGGGAATTGCTCTGCATCCATTTTACAAAGGCAATGTATTTCTCAATTCAAAACAAGATTCTAACTAGGTCTTCTCCATATAGCTTTAGTTTACCTTTCTTTGAATCTCTTCCATGAAAtggttgtgtcctcgtgtaccaGTACACGAgggaacgaaacattaacgaactgcgtcacaactccacgtatggatatgaaaacaataggaattcccccgtgtacGGGAAAACAAGGACAGCCCCCATGAAATAGTAGCCATTTCTAATGTGCCAG
This is a stretch of genomic DNA from Pocillopora verrucosa isolate sample1 chromosome 12, ASM3666991v2, whole genome shotgun sequence. It encodes these proteins:
- the LOC131798731 gene encoding fibroblast growth factor receptor 4-like isoform X3; its protein translation is MFSCHEAFPLRFKTESNPSVGTMEIYTNSSWKKLCTSTWNKVEVDLTCMAMGYSNSSNYGRWYEDSGKLSETSTNFNCTSTLTKCEESFSNRLQFCKVPVRLNGANVEYGGRVEVFYKGKWGQICTNGWDFNDAQVICRQLGFEEALAEFIGSNIKDGNITSVMVDVYCTGAEDELASCARTDGKLNVPSQCQEDGKGSQAMCQPNNIQVLGKENLYFDIGSNEILHCSIRNKTSFARWVINGQKMQGMNSFSKRVKTPEDGKLVIENVQLSDGGTYECQRLEYVQYYVVYINARFTENTRDQQSLIAHTSGIINCTAEGTPRPQITWRKQGEKLVLDGRRVTQIPSGSLYIHPVHPEDSGTYRCTMTQKKGSKRATIRDKSILVFVLVRPKVSVSGASNPVREGDNVTLTCKIIQGRPQPQITWLKNNLSKGHNMSLLFNNITKEDAGLYTCKAINPGGISAENIHILVDEKPAARIRRNSQSTLAPGDELLLTCSVNEAAVNITWKKDGGLIRESATIHSQLDETTSRLIIAKVVKDDSGNYSCEARNKLGDVARSTVMIIVGLSPHLNPELKNLSVPLNSTFGKDCFKQGDPPVSVNWTKDGEALSNNNTLNIEHVTFNERGFYECVAENLFGKVNISFWIDVTVSPQILLPPVNQSVIEGDPVSFTCRAKGVPTPKLTWTFDGGKLLPGINQKNFKRESFLESSLQMQRATKEMEGSYKCTAENKANRINYSATLQVFEKPTAKVSPKPYLTLTQGDKLRLTCSVNEATVNITWKKDGDPIKERAVIDTQLDETTSYLVIAKVVEEDSGEYSCEARNRLGNVARSIVMIKVNPVSPFLVWYYIFGSMAAVIVILLMGCYFWKRRRTEAATALPYQGEAVEMELLNVEVDEWEIEVNRVLLQDVIGRGAFGAVWRALLSSPNGRPGNRTVAAKCFTPTAGEEGRKSLMREIELGKILGTSNQPNMVKFIGCVTRQIHPILIMEHLPCGDLLGYMRKCRGINDRYYLGEGRPQDLNNYDLVLFAKQIAAGMVFLGSRGIIHRDLAARNVLLDNNYVCKVTDFGMAYQNFKYGHGNAKKGCLPIKWTAPEILLGNFAGLSTLSDVWSYGIVLYEIVTLGGIPYEGWSEGNVVARVTHGYKLPKPDHVDDKLYAIMKRCWNFDPDFRPPFENLRRRMDTYLREETYLQLLDMGSYDTTKYSKVEDLGGEDAEPSARPLRNAAAKRLGKWASDRR